The following coding sequences lie in one Lolium perenne isolate Kyuss_39 chromosome 2, Kyuss_2.0, whole genome shotgun sequence genomic window:
- the LOC127328778 gene encoding uncharacterized protein codes for MPPRRARTGTNNTGNNNPNPDVQLLINAQAQLMQTMNQFIANQNQNNNHHNNNNNPPPGVDMLTRFLRLRPAKFSIAPELMIALDWLRAVDKDLVTVGCTEAEKVRFAAHLLEGPAASWWDNYQITHPLAGITWEMFQEGFRTAHVSTGVMTLKRREFRNLRQNHRTVAEYIEEFSNLARYAPEDVDTDAKRKERFLDGLHDDLAVQLSIVHIPDFQTLLDKATILEGKQKQAENRKRKHSNNHNNSAPHQRTRTFHDGNGNSGQHKHGGSGHNHHGGKGHQHKGGNGHHHNGQKHLHHNSGRGNGLNNGDSNGRNRPNNFTGRDISQVECFKCRKTGHYASDCPEKKDVNAKPAPFQKGHVNHVNVEEVYEEPDAVIDCPDCNECDCDDCLNTDQGFF; via the exons ATGCCTCCTCGACGTGCAAGAACCGGGACCAACAACACTGGAAACAACAACCCCAATCCCGATGTGCAGCTGCTGATCAACGCACAGGCACAACTCATGCAGACCATGAATCAGTTCATAGCGAAccagaaccagaacaacaaccaccacaacaacaacaacaatccaccTCCGGGGGTAGATATGCTCACAAGGTTCCTGAGGTTGAGGCCTGCCAAGTTTTCTATTGCACCTGAGCTAATGATAGCATTGGACTGGCTGCGTGCTGTGGACAAGGACCTAGTGACAGTGGGATGTACTGAAGCTGAGAAGGTGAGGTTTGCTGCTCACTTGCTTGAAGGACCAgctgcatcatggtgggataattaCCAGATAACTCACCCCCTTGCCGGAATCACCTGGGAAATGTTTCAAGAAGGGTTTCGCACAGCTCATGTTTCAACTGGAGTGAtgaccttgaagagaagggagttCCGAAACCTGCGCCAGAACCACCGCACTGTGGCCGAGTACATAGAGGAGTTCAGCAACTTGGCGCGCTATGCACCGGAAGATGTGGATACTGAtgcaaagaggaaggagagattcctggatGGTTTGCATGATGATCTTGCTGTTCAATTGTCCATTGTGCATATTCCTGATTTTCAGACACTTTTGGACAAAGCAACAATTCTTGAGGGAAAGCAGAAGCAGGCTGAGAACCGCAAGAGGAAGCATAGCAATAACCACAACAACTCAGCGCCGCATCAGAGGACCCGCACATTCCATGATGGTAATGGAAATTCTGGACAGCATAAGCATGGAGGCAGTGGACACAACCACCACGGTGGGAAGGGACATCAGCACAAAGGAGGAAATGGCCACCACCATAATGGCCAGAAGCATCTTCACCACAACTCTGGAAGAGGTAATGGCCTCAACAATGGAGATAGCAATGGCCGAAACCGTCCCAACAACTTCACCGGcag GGATATCAGCCAAGTGGAGTGCTTCAAATGCAGGAAGACCGGGCACTATGCTAGTGATTGCCCGGAGAAGAAGGATGTGAATGCAAAGCCAGCCCCGTTTCAGAAGGGACATGTCAACCATGTCAACGTGGAGGAAGTCTATGAGGAGCCAGACGCCGTGATTG ATTGCCCGGATTGCAACGAGTGTGATTGCGACGACTGTCTGAACACCGACCAAG GTTTTTTCTGA